From the genome of Equus asinus isolate D_3611 breed Donkey chromosome 24, EquAss-T2T_v2, whole genome shotgun sequence:
AAGAAGGATTTTAAGTAGGAGAATGACACAGTTGTCTTGACAAGAACACACACTAGAACCTTGATCAAAGTAGGTGACACTTTTGATCTCAGGGATAATAAAATCTACCTTGTAGCGTTGTAAGGGGGAAATTCAGTAGGATGGACGATCCTTTTTTGCAAGCTGAAGTTACAAAATAACGTAACTATATTCTGAAATTGTCAATGAGGAAAAAAGTTAACTTTTTCAGACAGGAGAAATGGCTTAATTGAAGAAAGTGAGATAATGTCATTATCAATTTGGATTTATAACCATACAgtaattctctcattttctctcgtTGAGCTTAAAGATGTCCTATCTTGCCAGCTTTTTGTTTCTGTCCAGACTAACCACGCCATCTTGTTAGTCATTCATAAACTTCAACCCAGTGATCAGAATCTCTTTCTTTGTTCATGGCGTATGACAGATTTCAACCTCAGAGACACATGCCATTGAGGCTTTTAGGGGGAGTTGGGCGGGGGAATTGCTGGGGGCGCTCAGTGTGTGAAAGTTCGTTTTGCAAGCATTTTATCATTTGTGAtgagaggtctttctggctgCTTGACCTCTCAAAATGATTCTTTCATTTGGCCATTATAAAATGTACTTCACTGCTTACATTCATTCTTTATGCAGATTTCCCAGAATTATTTAGAAAAAGCAAGCTGGTTTTCTCATGTTTTACATGCTGTGTTTAAGATACTGAATATTGGCGTCCCATCTAAATTAGTTACTACCTACCTCAAATTAAGAAGGCTGGTAGCGTTCCAAAAGCCTGCGGGCGTTTGCAGCTCTTCAAGCACACAGCTGACCCCTAGTGACTGAAGAGGGAACTTGGAAGAGCAGAGAACAGGAGGGATGAGACAGAGTCAGGGCGAGGCGGTGCGGCTGTTCGCCCTCTGCTTAGAGGTGGAGGACATTTTCTCCTGTGAATTGGTGAAAGGATGCTTTCATGACAGTGGCTACAGCTGTGGAATATCTGAAAGAGGCTGCTGAGGGGAATGAAAATGCTGCTGCTCCCAGGAATCAAAGAAATGTCGACATCTCTGATGGGCCATGTGTACGTGGTTTTTAAGTGGTTTTGGCAGAGGGAGCTTTTGTGACTGTAGACGTCAGTTTCTGAGGGTGAAGGGGGCCCCCCGAGAACTAAGTGGACCTCTCACCTCATCCAGAGTCTGTTCCTTCCAGGCAGTCTGCGTTGTGCCCCCAAGTTCTGGGGAGTCCAGGTGAAGAAACAGCTGTGTCAGGACTTGCTTAGATCTCTGCTGGATGTGCAGTGAGTGGGCAGTGCGTGGCGCCTGTGGGTGGCCTGCTTTTTGTGTCAGTGACCTCTGACAACGAGAAAGCAAATCCAGTTCAATTTGGAAATGTGTACATATTGTTTCAGATGAGCCTTTCTGTttacttctcttcttctctctttagaTAAAGAAGAAGCAACAGGATGTGGTTAGATTTCTGGAAGCCAACAAGATAGAGTTTGAGGAGGTGGATATCACAATGTCAGAAGAACAGAGGCAATGGATGTACAAGAACATCCCCCCGGAAAAGAAGCCCGCTCAGGGCAACCCTCTGCCACCTCAGATATTTAATGGTGACCGCTACTGTGGAGTAAGTGCACATTTGTCATCACACTGTTTCTTTTCATGGCTCAAATCACAGTCACCTAGAGTCCTGGTGGGGTTTTTTCCATGAGGCTGGTGACCTCTTCATCCCGTGCCTGTTCAGGTCCACAGATCTAACAGAGGGTGAAGTCAAGAGGGGACATGAGTCCAGGTCACAGACTATGTGGATGTGAGCGCATGCGTGTCTGTCAGTCTTCCTGTCTCTCTGCTTTggaaagggagtggggagggaagctgtgtgtgtgtgtttagggtgttctaaattttaaagcatattttttgATTAACACATTTTGAGGAGGCAGAGTAGAAGGGGTAATTATGCTAGAATCTTTTTCTCTATATGGTATAAAAAACTGCTAATAGCTGATTATAAacaagaatttcatttttttaatgataataagCCAGATGGATCATTCTGAGCATCTAAAATATATTAGTTGCCTTCCTGCTATATGAAGCATGTGGGAAGATAAAGTCACTTTTGTctgattatttattttccttctcactctttaggttaagaaaaacaaattgaggggccggcctggtagcacatggttaagtttgtgtgctccgcttcagcagcccggggttcacaggttcggatcctgggcgcagacctagcaccactcatcaggccatgctgaggtggcgtcctacataaaaagaaaatagaggaagatgggcatagatgttagctcagggccaagcttcctcacacacacaaataaataaataaatagagaaacttCTTTCCAATGAGTAAGTTAGGATTTGCTTTTGCCACAGCTCTGTCTAAGTTGGTGTTTATTTTGGGACCTGGACTCCAGTTCTTTAAGGATGgcctggagaaggagaaggggctaCAGTGCTGGGGTGTGTGAGATGAAATGAATAGCTAGGCTGTCATTAGAGTGGAGGAAAGGGATCACAGAGTGCTTTTGGCAGCTTGAGAGGAAATGCTTCCCTTCCTCTATGTATGAGGGAGAATGAGTTGTTGGATCATAAGGCCAAAGAGATTGTGCAGAGACCTTACGTCCAGTGTCGTGAGGAGAATCCTGAACATGGCGCTAGACATAGGTTTGAGCTCCATACACCTTCATGTTGGCTGGGATGCCTTTGGAAAATCACTTacctctttaagcctcaattttctcatctttaagcaAGGGATGATATCATCTGTCTTACTTCATGGGATTATTTGTGACTGTTTCTAAAGTATTTTGGGGGTAGATTGTTATATAAAAGTAAAGGTGGttatttttgtggatttttttatgtCATGATCTCATATTTTATTAGGGGAGTATGTGGAAACCAAGGGTGTATCCCATTCGTGATCACAGGCTGTAGAAGATACACTCTTGTGCCGGTAGACAAAATGAGGTAACAGTTGAAAATGTTTGTAAACTGTGCAGTTCAAAATAAAGTAAAGGTGTGAGTCAAATAGCACTAGcaggcttaaaacaaaaatccagcAGTTTTCCATTGCTCAGGCTTTGCAGGTATGAAGATGCCTTTATTCTGGTCTTATCGTTGAGTGGTagtttggctgggtatagaattctggggTGGAAGGAATCTTGATGGTATTGCTTCGTCATCATCCAGTTTCCAGTACTGCAGCTGAGAAGTCTAATGCcatttttcttgatcttttctatgttttcatCAGTTTCTTCTGTGCAAGTTTTAAAGATCTCTCATTCATATGTGTGTCCTAACATTTTTTGGTAAATTACCATGATGTAAGCTGCTTTTCATtcactgtgctcagtgctcattAGGTCCTTATAATCTAAAAATTATGTGATTGAATTAtcaaatatgtttatattattttctttgaaaattttctcccTGCTTTCTTCCGTGTGCTCTCTCTCTGTAGTACCTATTAGTTTGAATATTggacttcttattttttttgtattgtccacTTCTCTAACTTTTTGTTGTACTTTCTGGGAGATTTCTTTAACTTAGCTCTGAATCTTttcattcaatttctttatgtcatctttttttttctccttctttctgatttttttcttttaataatcttGTGCTTTTATGAGATGAATGCAAGATCTTAGCTCAATGGAGGTATTAAATATGATTTCTTTGAAGTTGTCTTCTTTTACCAGTATTGTCCCTGTTTccactaatttccttttttttactttgtttattttgatcTTTCCTTCCAAGTGTGGTGGGCTTTCCTCGGTTGTCTGGTGATCCTTGTCTTGTTTATTTAAGAGGTGAGGCACTACAAAGCAACTTAGAAGCTGTGTGTGCCCATACAGGCTTGAAGGCTCGTTTCCCAGTGGGCTTTGCTGTGGGATGACAGGGTAGCCTGCTAGTTTCTCGTTACTGATACTGCTAGCAGTATCTGTAGGTCTTTTCTCAGGTGATGGTTTAATTTTTCCAGAGAATGACCCTTTATTCTCTTGCATTGGGAATATCAGCCTGGCTGCTGGAGTTCTGGCCCTGTGGGTGCGAGAACTGGAGGGTCTTACTCTGTCATGCACATTTTCACTTCGTGTCCCTGTTCTCACTCCTACTCCCTTCAACGCTGGTGTTTATCAGTTTGTTGCTTCCCAGAGGTCATGTCTATGAACAGTGTACCTTCCAGCTCCTTTAGGGAGAGCAAGGTAACCTGGAGTCCAGCTGCTGTTCATGTAGGCTTGTGAACGGTCTCTGTTGTCTGCCTTTGCCCACTCACCCCACCTTCACAAGAGCTGGTGCCTCCAGGTCCTCGTGTTTTCTGGGTGCCCTGCAGCTTGTTTCTTGTTGATGCTGCCTCTGCAGACACTGAGGTTTGACCGTCCTTTGCCATGTAACGTCCCTCATTGTTTTCTGCCCACTTTCTGTATATGTTGTGGTTCAGGGCTTTAGATGTCTCCtagttttataaaaagaaagaaatggagtttCTGGTTTTATAAAAAAATCCTTATTGTTTTGTTAACTTTCAAGAGAAAGTAAGTAGAGACATCCTTGCTCTATCATGATGAAAGCAGAAGTCTTCAGAGCCCTTTGAATAGGGGAATGTActggatgaatgaaagaatgtaaTGTTGTGGAAAAAAGTTAATCCGGTCTTATTTCCACCTCTTTATAACTTTCTAAATCTCTATATATCTTTGCCCTGTGGAGTCTATGGAAATTTTTCAGATAGACTGTCTGGGAGCTGGCTAGAGGCTTACATATTGATTAAACTGTGCTAGATAAATGGCATCTTCTCTGCTAGAGTGGGGTTAGTCCCCTGGGGATGGTGACAGTCGTGCTGGTGTGTGCACTCTCGAGTCTGTTCTGGCAGGAGTGTTGAAGACAGTATCTGCTCTTATCAAGGTCAAGTAAATTCAACTTTGACAAAAGCAAAAGCATTAGAGGGCAACTAACCATGGCCTCATTCCTTTCACCTGCTCCTCTGCATCTTGCTGTCTTTACCCAGTGCTAGTTCATGAGTGGCCTTATCTGGTTGGATATAAGCTGTGGAAACCTGCCACATTGCAACTGACAGGATCCAGGAAGCATGAAGATCCTCCTATTTCCTGGAATTGCTTGGAAActtattactatattttaaacTGGAAGCGCTAGGCATGTGAGACATAAACAGCTGCTAAACTATGTGGTAAGCAGTGTGGACAAttgtcttctctgtctcccttAGCATTTGAAGATCCTGCCTATTGGGAGGAATTCCCCCACTGAATGGAAGCTCCCTGGCATGCCCAGTCAGAGTCGCCGTGCCcctgcccccgccgccccccgcctGTAGAATTTTAACATTGAGGGGATGATGCAGAAACACACGATCAGTTGGAGGTGGCAGTAAGTGTCCGGGGGTGATGGCACCAGGCATAGCTGTGGCTGGTGTCCTAATGACAGCCTGGGGTCTGGCCTGGGTGTGTTCTTGTCTACCCAGACACAGaaagtcctcctcttttctgaaCTTGTCCTTCAGCTTTAATGTGGATTCTGTGAGCTCCCCACTAGACCTCCataaattcctttccttttaagtTGCCAGTGTCCATTTCAGGTGTCTGTAGTCAAGAACCCAAATGGGCACAGACTGGTTGTCCTTGTGGTATCCCTGGCACGTCTTACCATGAACAAGATTCTTCTCTGGAAATGGGGTCCGAAAGGAAAACATCCCAACACCTAGGCTTTTCTGATGGGTTTTACAGTCTGCTTTGGATTTTAGAAAGCCCTTTAGACCTGTCCTTGTGTTCAAGGTTTaaagtttattctttctctctggacCTGGCATGTGTGGAATACCAGAAATGAAAATGCACACATCtccacaaaaggaaaatatttactcccttttgatttctttcctctctccctattCAGCAAAAAAGTGATttggatttctttatatatttttcttgttttctattaaaaagattttattgtgataaaaacacGTAttataaaatttactgtcttaaccacttttaaatgtacaattcagtagtgtgACACGTATTCACATTGTTGTCAAGCGcatctccagagctttttcatcttgCGGAATtgaactctgtacccattaaacagctcCTGTTtgtcccctctccccaggccctgagAACTATCATCCTTCTTTCTGAATTTGAGTACTCTGGATACCTCATAGAAGTGGAGTCACGCAGTACTTGTCCTTCTGTGAGTGGCTtattcgcttagcataatgtcctcagggttccTTCATGTAGTATGTCTTAGTCCATTAAAGCTGCTGTAATGAAATACCACAGATTAGGGAGGCTTACagacaacagaagtttatttctcacagttctggaggctggaagtccgagatcagggtgccagcacggGCAGGTTCTGGCGAGAGCCCTCTTCTGGCTGCAGACTGCCACCTTTCTGCGGTGTCCTCGAGTGGTGGAAGAGGCAGCCGAGCTCTCTCACGCCCCTTTATGAGGGCGTTAATCTCATCCATGAGGGCTCTGCTCTCATAACTTAACCACCTCCCGAAAGCCTTTGGGCGTCAGGACTTTAGCCTGTGAGTTTTGATGGGATGCAAACATTCAGCCTGTAGCATTGAAGCATGTGAcgagatttccttcctttttaaggcttcCATTGCGTTAATATAGtgcgttttgtttatccattcatgtgtcAATGGATgatgggttgtttccacctcttgctattgtgaatagcgctgctatgaacatgggtttGCAAATATCgcttcaagatcctgctttcaacTTCTTTGGCTATAAAGATAGAGGTGGGATTGCCGCATCGTATGGTCGTTCTGTTTAAATTTCTTGGggaacctctgtactgttttttCAGTGGTTGCACCATCTTacagtcccaccaacagtacGCAAGGGTTCCAAcctctccacatccccaccaacacttattttttgtgttttgttttgagagtagctatcctaatggctgtgaggtgatgtctcactgtggttttgatttgcatttctctggtgattagtgattttgagcatctcaCATGCTTGTTGTCCATTTGTCTATcatgtttggagaaatgtctattcaagttctttgcccattttttaatcaggttatttca
Proteins encoded in this window:
- the SH3BGRL2 gene encoding SH3 domain-binding glutamic acid-rich-like protein 2 isoform X3; translated protein: MVIRVFIASSSGFVAIKKKQQDVVRFLEANKIEFEEVDITMSEEQRQWMYKNIPPEKKPAQGNPLPPQIFNGDRYCGDYDSFFESKESNTVFSFLGLKSRLASTAEP